In Sphingobacterium sp. PCS056, the following proteins share a genomic window:
- the purE gene encoding 5-(carboxyamino)imidazole ribonucleotide mutase, whose product MSIVNQALVGIIMGSKSDLPVMQDAVDVLKTLGVPFEVTIVSAHRTPQRMFDYAQDAAKRGLKVIIAGAGGAAHLPGMVASITHLPVIGVPVKSSNSIDGWDSVLSILQMPNGIPVATVALNAAKNAGILAAQILGTQDKAIEKNIIAFKADLAEKVIETAEEVEKMTF is encoded by the coding sequence ATGTCAATAGTGAACCAAGCCTTAGTAGGGATTATTATGGGAAGTAAATCAGACTTACCTGTTATGCAAGATGCGGTAGATGTATTAAAAACATTAGGAGTACCTTTTGAGGTGACTATTGTTTCTGCGCATCGTACCCCACAGAGAATGTTTGATTATGCACAAGATGCCGCAAAAAGAGGATTGAAAGTTATTATTGCAGGGGCAGGCGGTGCCGCACATTTGCCAGGTATGGTAGCATCAATTACGCATTTGCCCGTTATTGGAGTTCCTGTAAAGTCTTCTAATTCGATCGACGGTTGGGATTCAGTATTATCAATCTTACAGATGCCCAATGGTATTCCAGTAGCTACAGTAGCTTTAAATGCGGCTAAAAATGCAGGTATTCTAGCCGCTCAGATTCTTGGAACTCAAGATAAAGCAATTGAAAAAAATATCATTGCTTTTAAAGCTGATTTGGCAGAAAAAGTAATTGAAACAGCTGAAGAAGTCGAAAAAATGACCTTTTAA
- a CDS encoding 5-(carboxyamino)imidazole ribonucleotide synthase — translation MGKDFYGDLQLGVLGGGQLGRMLIQEAINYNVNVHILDPDKNAPCRKLCNRFECGSLSDFETVYNFGKDLDMITIEIEKVNVDALEKLEEEGVLVYPQSRIIRLIQDKGLQKQFFKQNDIPTSLFQLISTKEHLNNANLSIPYIQKLRKDGYDGKGVKKINSLADLETAFDEPSLIEEWVDFEKEIAVIVARNDNGDVSTFPMVEMEFNPDANLVEFLIAPSTYGFDIQQRAEELAKKIANDLQIVGLLAVEMFLTKDGEILVNELAPRTHNSGHQTIEGNYVSQFAQHLRAIFNLPLGDTRCRTNAVMINLLGEEGYEGLAKYEGVEEILAMEGVYVHLYGKKFTKPFRKMGHVCIINDDRELAISNARKVQEILKVKA, via the coding sequence ATGGGAAAAGATTTTTATGGTGATTTGCAATTAGGTGTTCTTGGCGGTGGTCAATTGGGCCGAATGTTGATTCAAGAGGCCATTAATTATAATGTTAATGTTCATATTCTTGATCCAGATAAGAATGCTCCTTGCCGTAAATTATGCAATCGTTTTGAGTGTGGCTCTTTGAGCGATTTTGAAACCGTATACAATTTTGGAAAAGATCTCGATATGATTACTATTGAGATTGAAAAGGTCAATGTGGATGCGTTGGAAAAATTAGAAGAAGAGGGTGTTCTAGTTTATCCTCAATCGCGTATTATCAGATTGATACAAGACAAAGGTTTGCAAAAACAATTCTTTAAACAAAATGACATACCTACTTCGTTATTTCAGCTGATTTCTACTAAGGAGCACCTGAATAATGCTAATTTAAGTATACCTTATATTCAGAAGCTTCGTAAAGATGGTTATGACGGTAAAGGTGTGAAGAAAATTAATTCATTAGCGGATTTAGAAACTGCTTTTGATGAACCATCTTTAATAGAAGAATGGGTAGATTTTGAGAAAGAGATTGCTGTCATTGTCGCAAGAAATGATAACGGTGATGTATCGACCTTTCCTATGGTAGAGATGGAATTCAATCCAGATGCGAATCTAGTTGAATTTTTGATTGCCCCATCTACTTATGGTTTTGATATTCAGCAACGGGCAGAAGAACTAGCAAAAAAGATTGCCAATGATCTACAGATAGTCGGATTACTTGCCGTTGAGATGTTCTTAACAAAAGATGGAGAGATATTAGTCAATGAACTAGCACCTCGTACACACAATAGTGGACACCAAACCATCGAAGGAAATTATGTATCACAATTTGCACAACATTTAAGAGCAATTTTCAATTTACCTTTAGGTGATACTCGCTGTCGTACAAATGCAGTAATGATTAATCTGTTAGGTGAAGAAGGCTATGAAGGATTAGCAAAATACGAAGGCGTTGAAGAAATTTTAGCTATGGAGGGCGTATACGTACATTTGTATGGAAAAAAATTTACAAAACCTTTCCGTAAGATGGGGCACGTTTGTATCATCAATGACGATCGAGAGTTAGCGATCAGCAATGCAAGAAAAGTACAAGAAATTTTGAAAGTAAAAGCTTAA
- a CDS encoding NADH-quinone oxidoreductase subunit B, translating to MSLESQIQNNGVIVAKLDDLLNWARLSSMWPISFGIACCAIEMMGAMAANYDLDRLGVFPRPSPRQSDVMIIAGTVTFKMADRIRKLYEQMPEPKYVISMGSCSNCGGPYWQHGYHVVKGVDRVIPVDVYVQGCPPRPEALIGAFLELQKKIEKESLLGEQLFNQKA from the coding sequence ATGAGTTTAGAAAGTCAAATACAGAATAATGGTGTTATTGTTGCCAAATTGGATGACCTACTCAATTGGGCAAGATTATCATCGATGTGGCCAATCAGTTTTGGAATAGCCTGTTGCGCTATTGAGATGATGGGAGCCATGGCTGCAAATTATGATTTGGATCGTTTAGGTGTATTTCCTCGTCCTTCTCCGAGGCAGTCAGATGTGATGATTATAGCGGGTACAGTAACGTTCAAAATGGCAGATCGTATCCGCAAGCTATATGAACAGATGCCCGAGCCAAAATATGTGATCTCCATGGGATCATGCTCAAATTGCGGAGGACCTTATTGGCAACACGGTTATCACGTAGTCAAAGGTGTTGATCGCGTTATACCCGTCGATGTATACGTGCAAGGATGTCCCCCAAGGCCCGAAGCATTGATCGGTGCTTTTTTAGAATTACAAAAGAAAATTGAAAAAGAAAGTTTACTGGGAGAACAGTTGTTCAATCAGAAAGCTTAA
- a CDS encoding NADH-quinone oxidoreductase subunit A, whose amino-acid sequence MIGIFLVAMTIMAARLLSVNKPTPQKLSTYECGEDAVGSSWVQFNPRFYVIALIFLLFDVELIFIFPWATVFGQAEYIAADGRWGWFTLIEMALFVGILIIGLIFVWVKGDLEWVKPIHQRPHVKVNIPSTAYDMLNQATYQLRNHREDLQEETVIAKSDVVSASPKVAFKPRFKKPGATS is encoded by the coding sequence TTGATAGGGATATTTTTAGTCGCGATGACCATTATGGCAGCACGATTACTGTCTGTTAATAAACCTACACCACAAAAATTGAGTACATATGAATGTGGTGAAGATGCCGTAGGCTCTTCTTGGGTACAATTCAACCCTAGGTTCTATGTTATTGCACTCATATTTTTACTCTTTGATGTCGAATTAATTTTTATTTTTCCTTGGGCGACCGTTTTTGGACAAGCTGAATACATCGCAGCCGATGGGAGGTGGGGTTGGTTTACATTAATTGAAATGGCATTATTTGTCGGTATATTGATCATAGGATTGATCTTTGTTTGGGTAAAAGGTGATCTAGAATGGGTAAAACCGATTCATCAACGTCCACATGTAAAAGTAAATATTCCAAGTACAGCTTATGATATGCTGAACCAAGCAACCTATCAATTGCGAAATCATAGAGAAGATCTGCAGGAAGAAACAGTTATAGCAAAGAGTGATGTCGTATCCGCTTCTCCAAAAGTAGCTTTTAAGCCGAGATTTAAAAAACCAGGAGCAACATCATGA
- the ffh gene encoding signal recognition particle protein, with protein MFQNLQDKLDRAFKVLKGQGSITEINVAETMKEIRKALLDADVNYKTAKTFTDDVKQKALGENVLTSISPGQLLTKIMNDELTALMGGTVTELEVSKNPTVILIAGLNGAGKTTFSGKLALYLKDKKGKKPLLVAGDVYRPAAIDQLEVLASQVGVPVYVDRHSTDPIAIAKAGVEEAKRSGHNVVIIDTAGRLAIDEPLMVEITAVKEATQPHEILFVVDSMTGQDAVNTAKTFNDRLDFTGVVLTKLDGDTRGGAALSIKSVVNKPIKFIGTGEKMDALDVFYPERMASRILGMGDVVSLVERAQQQFDEKQAAELQKKIRKNKFDFNDFKSQIQQIKKMGNMKDLMGMIPGVGKAMKDIEVDDNAFRPIEAIIDSMTPFERENPDAIDQKRRIRIAKGSGTDINEVNKLMKQFGDMRKVMKQMSNPAMAAKLMKNMPKMPGK; from the coding sequence ATGTTTCAAAACTTACAGGATAAATTAGATAGAGCCTTTAAGGTTTTAAAGGGCCAAGGTAGTATTACCGAGATCAACGTTGCAGAAACGATGAAAGAAATTCGTAAGGCATTATTGGATGCCGATGTGAATTATAAAACTGCAAAGACATTTACTGACGATGTTAAACAAAAAGCATTAGGAGAAAACGTACTAACAAGCATTTCACCTGGACAATTGTTGACTAAGATCATGAATGATGAGTTGACAGCATTAATGGGAGGCACTGTTACCGAGTTAGAAGTTTCTAAAAATCCGACAGTTATACTCATTGCTGGTTTAAATGGAGCAGGTAAAACGACATTCTCGGGAAAGTTAGCGCTATATCTAAAAGATAAAAAAGGAAAGAAACCATTATTGGTAGCTGGTGATGTTTATCGTCCAGCAGCTATTGACCAATTGGAAGTGTTAGCTAGCCAAGTTGGTGTTCCTGTATATGTAGATCGTCATTCAACAGATCCTATTGCGATTGCAAAAGCAGGTGTTGAAGAAGCAAAGAGAAGTGGACACAATGTTGTTATTATTGATACAGCAGGTCGTTTGGCTATTGACGAACCCTTGATGGTGGAGATCACAGCTGTAAAAGAAGCTACACAACCGCATGAAATTCTTTTTGTTGTCGATTCTATGACAGGACAAGATGCTGTTAATACTGCAAAAACCTTCAATGATCGATTAGATTTCACTGGTGTTGTTTTGACAAAATTAGATGGTGATACCCGTGGTGGTGCCGCATTGTCAATTAAATCTGTTGTCAACAAGCCAATTAAATTTATAGGTACGGGCGAGAAAATGGATGCATTAGACGTGTTTTATCCAGAACGTATGGCTTCCCGTATATTGGGTATGGGTGACGTCGTATCTTTAGTAGAACGCGCACAACAGCAATTTGACGAAAAACAAGCTGCTGAACTTCAAAAGAAAATCCGCAAGAATAAATTTGACTTCAATGACTTTAAATCACAAATCCAACAAATCAAAAAAATGGGTAACATGAAAGATTTGATGGGAATGATACCAGGTGTGGGTAAAGCGATGAAAGACATTGAAGTAGATGATAATGCATTTAGACCAATTGAAGCAATTATTGATTCCATGACACCATTTGAAAGAGAAAATCCGGATGCTATTGATCAAAAAAGACGCATTCGTATCGCAAAGGGATCAGGTACTGATATCAATGAAGTAAATAAGTTGATGAAACAATTTGGTGACATGCGTAAAGTGATGAAACAAATGTCAAATCCTGCAATGGCAGCAAAACTTATGAAAAATATGCCTAAAATGCCAGGGAAATAA
- a CDS encoding zinc metallopeptidase codes for MYWILFIGIMVVSLIVQTRFKNKFKKYSEIPLTSGLTGGEIAQKMLTDNGIYDVQVVSIPDRLGDHYNPADKTVNLSPEVYSGRSIAAAAVSAHECGHAVQHATAYKWLGFRSAMVPMVSFASKLTSWVLMLGVILMAFSQNYIVLAIGVAALAITTIFSFVTLPVEFDASNRAKAWLSNNGVTHSAAEDEGVRDALKWAAMTYVVAALSALVTLLYYASLLFGRRD; via the coding sequence ATGTATTGGATTTTATTTATAGGGATCATGGTGGTGAGCCTGATCGTACAAACCCGATTTAAAAATAAGTTTAAAAAATATTCTGAAATTCCATTGACAAGTGGATTGACAGGAGGGGAAATTGCTCAAAAAATGTTGACGGACAATGGGATCTATGATGTGCAAGTAGTTTCGATTCCCGATCGTTTAGGGGATCATTACAACCCAGCTGATAAGACGGTAAATTTGAGTCCTGAAGTGTACAGCGGCAGAAGTATAGCAGCTGCTGCAGTTTCTGCTCATGAATGTGGGCACGCTGTGCAACATGCTACAGCATATAAATGGTTAGGATTTAGATCAGCGATGGTACCAATGGTGAGCTTCGCCTCAAAATTGACATCATGGGTTTTGATGTTAGGTGTTATATTAATGGCCTTTTCACAAAATTATATTGTCTTAGCAATAGGTGTCGCAGCGCTAGCCATTACAACAATATTTAGTTTCGTGACGCTACCTGTAGAATTTGATGCGTCAAATCGTGCAAAAGCTTGGTTGAGTAATAACGGTGTAACACATAGTGCGGCAGAAGATGAAGGTGTCAGAGATGCCTTAAAATGGGCAGCTATGACCTACGTAGTAGCAGCATTAAGTGCGTTAGTTACTCTATTATATTATGCTTCCCTATTATTTGGAAGAAGAGATTAA
- a CDS encoding RNA polymerase sigma factor: MSVLNKKTDQELIHIYLDGKETALAALLERYKSKIYTSIYMKVKDEYLAEDIFQETFIKVINTLKGGKYNDEGKFLPWVMRIAHNMIIDHFRKEKRAPNIVNTEGFDIFDVLDFSDENVESKMLKEQRDIDLKKMIQKLPDDQKEVLIMRHFCDMSFKDIADITEVSINTALGRMRYALANLRKMIEGQSLMLQIG, encoded by the coding sequence ATGAGTGTTTTAAATAAAAAAACGGATCAAGAATTAATCCATATATATTTAGATGGTAAAGAAACAGCGTTAGCAGCTTTGTTAGAACGTTATAAATCTAAAATATATACCTCCATTTATATGAAAGTAAAAGATGAATATCTTGCAGAAGATATTTTTCAAGAAACTTTTATAAAAGTAATCAATACATTAAAAGGCGGTAAGTATAACGATGAAGGTAAGTTTTTACCTTGGGTTATGCGCATTGCACACAATATGATTATTGATCATTTCAGAAAAGAGAAAAGAGCTCCGAATATTGTCAATACCGAAGGATTTGATATTTTCGATGTATTAGACTTTAGTGATGAAAATGTAGAGTCCAAAATGCTCAAGGAGCAAAGGGATATTGATTTGAAAAAAATGATTCAAAAACTTCCAGATGATCAAAAAGAAGTTTTAATTATGAGACATTTTTGTGATATGAGTTTTAAAGATATTGCAGATATTACTGAGGTAAGTATCAATACAGCATTAGGTCGTATGCGTTATGCATTGGCAAACCTAAGAAAAATGATAGAAGGACAAAGTTTGATGTTGCAGATCGGATAA
- the glyA gene encoding serine hydroxymethyltransferase, with protein sequence MERDQAIFNLIADELKRQEEGIELIASENFVSKQVMEAAGSVLTNKYAEGLPGKRYYGGCEVVDEIETIAINRAKQLFGAEWVNVQPHSGAQANAAVFLATIKPGDKILGLDLSHGGHLTHGSPANLSGKIYQPLFYGVKEETGLIDYEQLEETALREKPKMIICGASAYSRDWDYARIRKVADEIGALVLADISHPAGLIARGLLNDPLPHCHIVTTTTHKTLRGPRGGMIMVGKDFENTWGVKTPKGETRTITKLLDLAVFPGTQGGPLEHTIAAKAIAYGEALSDEYMEYIVQVKKNAATLAQFFVERDYKIISGGTDNHLMLVDLRNKDISGKEAEAVLGKAGITTNKNMVPFDSRSPFVTSGVRFGTAAITTRGIKETEIIQIGELIDAAIVNASNDSELAKIHSKVKELMAAFPLYK encoded by the coding sequence ATGGAAAGAGATCAAGCCATTTTCAATTTGATAGCTGATGAGCTTAAACGCCAAGAAGAAGGTATCGAATTAATTGCATCAGAAAACTTCGTTTCAAAACAAGTTATGGAAGCTGCAGGTTCAGTTTTGACAAATAAATATGCTGAAGGCTTACCGGGAAAACGTTACTATGGTGGTTGCGAGGTAGTCGATGAAATCGAAACTATTGCCATTAATCGTGCAAAACAATTATTTGGTGCTGAATGGGTAAATGTACAACCACATTCAGGAGCACAGGCAAATGCCGCTGTGTTTTTAGCAACGATCAAGCCTGGTGATAAAATCTTAGGTCTTGACTTATCTCATGGCGGTCACTTGACGCACGGTTCTCCAGCGAATTTATCAGGTAAAATTTACCAACCTTTGTTTTACGGTGTAAAAGAAGAAACTGGTCTAATTGATTATGAACAATTAGAAGAAACGGCACTTCGTGAAAAACCGAAAATGATTATCTGTGGTGCTTCAGCTTATTCTCGTGACTGGGACTATGCACGAATCCGAAAAGTTGCTGATGAAATTGGCGCTTTAGTTTTAGCCGATATTTCTCATCCAGCAGGACTTATCGCAAGAGGATTATTAAATGATCCACTTCCTCACTGTCATATCGTAACTACAACTACACATAAAACCCTTCGCGGACCTCGTGGTGGTATGATTATGGTTGGCAAAGATTTTGAAAATACTTGGGGAGTAAAAACACCAAAGGGCGAAACTCGTACTATTACAAAATTGTTGGATCTAGCTGTTTTCCCTGGTACACAAGGAGGACCTTTGGAGCATACCATCGCAGCTAAAGCAATTGCTTATGGTGAAGCGCTTTCTGACGAATATATGGAATACATTGTTCAAGTTAAGAAAAATGCGGCTACTCTAGCACAATTCTTCGTCGAAAGAGATTATAAAATTATTTCTGGTGGTACAGATAATCATTTGATGTTGGTAGACCTACGAAATAAAGATATTTCTGGTAAAGAAGCAGAAGCTGTTTTAGGAAAAGCAGGTATTACTACAAACAAAAATATGGTTCCATTTGATTCTCGTTCTCCATTTGTTACTTCAGGTGTTCGTTTCGGTACAGCTGCGATCACGACACGTGGTATCAAAGAAACAGAGATTATCCAAATTGGAGAACTAATTGATGCAGCTATTGTAAATGCATCAAATGATTCAGAGCTTGCTAAAATCCATTCTAAAGTAAAAGAATTGATGGCAGCATTCCCTCTTTACAAATAA